Proteins found in one Lycium ferocissimum isolate CSIRO_LF1 chromosome 6, AGI_CSIRO_Lferr_CH_V1, whole genome shotgun sequence genomic segment:
- the LOC132058872 gene encoding NADH dehydrogenase [ubiquinone] iron-sulfur protein 1, mitochondrial isoform X3, translating to MAGNCRMCLVEVEKSPKHVASCAMPALPGMKIKTDTPIAKKAREGVMEFLLMNHPLDCPICDQGGECDLQDQSMAFGSDRGRFTEMKRSVVDKNLGPLVKTVMTRCIQCTRCVRFASEVAGVEDLGMLGRGSGEEIGTYVEKLMTSELSGNVIDICPVGALTSKPFAFKARNWELKGTESIDVTDAVGSNIRIDSRGPEVMRVVPRLNEDINEEWISDKTRFFYDGLKRQRLNDPMIRGADGRFKAVSWRDALAIVAEVMHQIKPEEIVGVAGKLSDAESMMALKDLLNKMGSNNIFCEGNGMHPNADLRSGYIMNTSISGLEKGDAFLLVGTQPRVEAAMVNARIHKTVKATNAKVGYVGPAADFNYDHQHLGTDPQTLVEIAEGRHPFSSALKNAKNPVIIVGAGVFDREDKDAVFAAVDTIAKNNNVVRPDWNGLNVLLLNAAQAAALDLGLVPESDKCIDSAKFVYLMGADDVSLDKLPDDAFVVYQGHHGDRGVYRANVILPASAFTEKEGIYENTEGCAQITLPAVPTVGDARDDWKIIRALSEVAGVGLPYDSLGAIRSRIRTVAPNLLEVEERQPATFSTSLRPEVSQKVSATPFTSAVENFYMTDAITRASKIMAQCSALLKK from the exons ATGGCGGGAAACTGTAGAATGTGTCTTGTAGAGGTTGAGAAATCTCCTAAACATGTTGCTTCTTGTGCAATGCCTGCACTTCCAG GAATGAAGATCAAGACTGATACGCCTATTGCCAAAAAGGCTCGTGAAGGAGTCATGGAGTTCTTGCTTATGAATCATCCACTAGATTGCCCAATTTGTGATCAGGGAGGAGAATGTGATCTCCAGGATCAATCTATGGCCTTCGGGTCCGACCGCGGGCGTTTCACTGAAATGAAGAGATCTGTGGTTGACAAGAATTTGGGCCCATTGGTGAAGACTGTGATGACCCGGTGCATCCAGTGTACAAG GTGCGTCAGATTCGCATCAGAAGTAGCTGGAGTGGAGGACCTTGGAATGTTGGGTCGTGGTAGTGGAGAAGAAATTGGAACTTATGTTGAAAAGCTTATGACAAGTGAGCTTTCAGGGAATGTGATTGATATTTGTCCTGTAGGAGCCCTTACATCAAAACCTTTTGCCTTTAAAGCCAGAAATTGGGAGCTAAAGGGCACAGAAAGCATTGATGTGACTGATGCTGTTGGTTCTAACATCCGAATTGATAGTAGAGGTCCAGAGGTCATGCGTGTTGTACCACGATTAAATGAG GACATCAATGAAGAATGGATATCAGACAAAACACGATTCTTTTATGATGGTCTGAAGAGGCAAAGGCTGAATGACCCCATGATCCGTGGTGCTGATGGACGATTTAAGGCAGTGAGCTGGCGGGATGCCCTAGCTATTGTTGCTGAAGTCATGCATCAAATTAAGCCAGAGGAAATTGTCGGTGTTGCAGGAAAGCTGTCTGATGCAGAATCCATGATGGCACTGAAAGATCTTTTGAACAAAATGGGGTCAAACAACATCTTTTGTGAAGGAAATGGCATGCATCCAAATGCTGACTTGCGTTCTGGATATATCATGAATACCAGCATTAGTGGCTTGGAGAAAGGAGATGCTTTCCTCTTGGTTGGAACCCAG CCAAGGGTGGAAGCTGCTATGGTGAATGCCAGAATTCACAAAACAGTTAAAGCAACAAATGCTAAGGTAGGGTATGTTGGGCCTGCTGCTGATTTCAACTATGATCATCAACACCTTGGAACAGACCCACAAACACTAGTTGAAATTGCTGAGGGCCGCCATCCCTTTTCTTCAGCTCTCAAAAATGCCAAGAACCCAGTGATCATCGTCGGTGCTGGTGTGTTTGACCGAGAGGATAAGGATGCTGTTTTTGCTGCTGTTGACACTATTGCAAAGAACAACAATGTTGTGAGACCTGATTGGAATGGACTAAATGTTTTGCTTCTTAATGCTGCCCAAGCTGCCGCTCTTGATCTTGGACTTGTGCCTGAATCTGATAAATGCATTGATTCTGCaaagtttgtatatttgatGGGTGCTGATGATGTGAGCTTGGACAAGCTTCCAGATGATGCCTTTGTGGTTTACCAAGGTCACCATGGTGATCGCGGTGTGTATCGTGCCAATGTCATTTTGCCGGCATCTGCTTTCACAGAAAAAGAAGGAATATATGAAAACACCGAAGGGTGTGCTCAGATCACACTACCAGCAGTTCCTACTGTTGGTGATGCCAGGGATGATTGGAAGATAATAAGAGCGTTGTCTGAGGTGGCAGGTGTCGGATTACCCTATGATAGTCTAGGGGCAATCCGATCTCGAATTAGGACGGTGGCACCAAATCTCCTAGAAGTGGAGGAGAGACAACCAGCCACATTCTCAACTTCTTTGAGACCTGAGGTCAGCCAAAAAGTAAGTGCAACACCATTCACATCTGCTGTGGAGAATTTCTACATGACTGATGCAATTACTAGGGCCTCAAAGATTATGGCTCAGTGTAGTGCATTGCTAAAGAAATGA
- the LOC132058872 gene encoding NADH dehydrogenase [ubiquinone] iron-sulfur protein 1, mitochondrial isoform X2 yields MGLGLLASRTLQRSSRIFRNPNIRTIVSTPELNNADAATATATVQPDLPKRDPVGGARVHFPNPDDAIEVFVDGYPVKIPKGMTVLQACEVAGVDIPRFCYHNRLSIAGNCRICLVEVEKSPKHVASCAMPALPGMKIKTDTPIAKKAREGVMEFLLMNHPLDCPICDQGGECDLQDQSMAFGSDRGRFTEMKRSVVDKNLGPLVKTVMTRCIQCTRCVRFASEVAGVEDLGMLGRGSGEEIGTYVEKLMTSELSGNVIDICPVGALTSKPFAFKARNWELKGTESIDVTDAVGSNIRIDSRGPEVMRVVPRLNEDINEEWISDKTRFFYDGLKRQRLNDPMIRGADGRFKAVSWRDALAIVAEVMHQIKPEEIVGVAGKLSDAESMMALKDLLNKMGSNNIFCEGNGMHPNADLRSGYIMNTSISGLEKGDAFLLVGTQPRVEAAMVNARIHKTVKATNAKVGYVGPAADFNYDHQHLGTDPQTLVEIAEGRHPFSSALKNAKNPVIIVGAGVFDREDKDAVFAAVDTIAKNNNVVRPDWNGLNVLLLNAAQAAALDLGLVPESDKCIDSAKFVYLMGADDVSLDKLPDDAFVVYQGHHGDRGVYRANVILPASAFTEKEGIYENTEGCAQITLPAVPTVGDARDDWKIIRALSEVAGVGLPYDSLGAIRSRIRTVAPNLLEVEERQPATFSTSLRPEVSQKVSATPFTSAVENFYMTDAITRASKIMAQCSALLKK; encoded by the exons AACCCTAACATCCGTACAATCGTCTCCACACCGGAGCTCAACAACGCCGACGCCGCCACCGCCACCGCCACCGTACAACCAGATCTTCCAAAACGTGACCCAGTTGGTGGTGCCCGAGTTCATTTCCCTAACCCGGATGATGCTATTGAAGTCTTCGTTGATGGTTACCCGGTCAAAATCCCTAAAGGGATGACTGTGTTACAAGCTTGTGAAGTTGCCGGTGTTGATATACCCAGGTTTTGTTATCATAATAGGCTTTCTATTGCGGGGAATTGTAGAATTTGTCTTGTTGAG GTTGAGAAATCTCCTAAACATGTTGCTTCTTGTGCAATGCCTGCACTTCCAG GAATGAAGATCAAGACTGATACGCCTATTGCCAAAAAGGCTCGTGAAGGAGTCATGGAGTTCTTGCTTATGAATCATCCACTAGATTGCCCAATTTGTGATCAGGGAGGAGAATGTGATCTCCAGGATCAATCTATGGCCTTCGGGTCCGACCGCGGGCGTTTCACTGAAATGAAGAGATCTGTGGTTGACAAGAATTTGGGCCCATTGGTGAAGACTGTGATGACCCGGTGCATCCAGTGTACAAG GTGCGTCAGATTCGCATCAGAAGTAGCTGGAGTGGAGGACCTTGGAATGTTGGGTCGTGGTAGTGGAGAAGAAATTGGAACTTATGTTGAAAAGCTTATGACAAGTGAGCTTTCAGGGAATGTGATTGATATTTGTCCTGTAGGAGCCCTTACATCAAAACCTTTTGCCTTTAAAGCCAGAAATTGGGAGCTAAAGGGCACAGAAAGCATTGATGTGACTGATGCTGTTGGTTCTAACATCCGAATTGATAGTAGAGGTCCAGAGGTCATGCGTGTTGTACCACGATTAAATGAG GACATCAATGAAGAATGGATATCAGACAAAACACGATTCTTTTATGATGGTCTGAAGAGGCAAAGGCTGAATGACCCCATGATCCGTGGTGCTGATGGACGATTTAAGGCAGTGAGCTGGCGGGATGCCCTAGCTATTGTTGCTGAAGTCATGCATCAAATTAAGCCAGAGGAAATTGTCGGTGTTGCAGGAAAGCTGTCTGATGCAGAATCCATGATGGCACTGAAAGATCTTTTGAACAAAATGGGGTCAAACAACATCTTTTGTGAAGGAAATGGCATGCATCCAAATGCTGACTTGCGTTCTGGATATATCATGAATACCAGCATTAGTGGCTTGGAGAAAGGAGATGCTTTCCTCTTGGTTGGAACCCAG CCAAGGGTGGAAGCTGCTATGGTGAATGCCAGAATTCACAAAACAGTTAAAGCAACAAATGCTAAGGTAGGGTATGTTGGGCCTGCTGCTGATTTCAACTATGATCATCAACACCTTGGAACAGACCCACAAACACTAGTTGAAATTGCTGAGGGCCGCCATCCCTTTTCTTCAGCTCTCAAAAATGCCAAGAACCCAGTGATCATCGTCGGTGCTGGTGTGTTTGACCGAGAGGATAAGGATGCTGTTTTTGCTGCTGTTGACACTATTGCAAAGAACAACAATGTTGTGAGACCTGATTGGAATGGACTAAATGTTTTGCTTCTTAATGCTGCCCAAGCTGCCGCTCTTGATCTTGGACTTGTGCCTGAATCTGATAAATGCATTGATTCTGCaaagtttgtatatttgatGGGTGCTGATGATGTGAGCTTGGACAAGCTTCCAGATGATGCCTTTGTGGTTTACCAAGGTCACCATGGTGATCGCGGTGTGTATCGTGCCAATGTCATTTTGCCGGCATCTGCTTTCACAGAAAAAGAAGGAATATATGAAAACACCGAAGGGTGTGCTCAGATCACACTACCAGCAGTTCCTACTGTTGGTGATGCCAGGGATGATTGGAAGATAATAAGAGCGTTGTCTGAGGTGGCAGGTGTCGGATTACCCTATGATAGTCTAGGGGCAATCCGATCTCGAATTAGGACGGTGGCACCAAATCTCCTAGAAGTGGAGGAGAGACAACCAGCCACATTCTCAACTTCTTTGAGACCTGAGGTCAGCCAAAAAGTAAGTGCAACACCATTCACATCTGCTGTGGAGAATTTCTACATGACTGATGCAATTACTAGGGCCTCAAAGATTATGGCTCAGTGTAGTGCATTGCTAAAGAAATGA
- the LOC132058872 gene encoding NADH dehydrogenase [ubiquinone] iron-sulfur protein 1, mitochondrial isoform X1 — protein sequence MGLGLLASRTLQRSSRIFRNPNIRTIVSTPELNNADAATATATVQPDLPKRDPVGGARVHFPNPDDAIEVFVDGYPVKIPKGMTVLQACEVAGVDIPRFCYHNRLSIAGNCRICLVEVEKSPKPVASCAMPALPGMKIKTDTPIAKKAREGVMEFLLMNHPLDCPICDQGGECDLQDQSMAFGSDRGRFTEMKRSVVDKNLGPLVKTVMTRCIQCTRCVRFASEVAGVEDLGMLGRGSGEEIGTYVEKLMTSELSGNVIDICPVGALTSKPFAFKARNWELKGTESIDVTDAVGSNIRIDSRGPEVMRVVPRLNEDINEEWISDKTRFFYDGLKRQRLNDPMIRGADGRFKAVSWRDALAIVAEVMHQIKPEEIVGVAGKLSDAESMMALKDLLNKMGSNNIFCEGNGMHPNADLRSGYIMNTSISGLEKGDAFLLVGTQPRVEAAMVNARIHKTVKATNAKVGYVGPAADFNYDHQHLGTDPQTLVEIAEGRHPFSSALKNAKNPVIIVGAGVFDREDKDAVFAAVDTIAKNNNVVRPDWNGLNVLLLNAAQAAALDLGLVPESDKCIDSAKFVYLMGADDVSLDKLPDDAFVVYQGHHGDRGVYRANVILPASAFTEKEGIYENTEGCAQITLPAVPTVGDARDDWKIIRALSEVAGVGLPYDSLGAIRSRIRTVAPNLLEVEERQPATFSTSLRPEVSQKVSATPFTSAVENFYMTDAITRASKIMAQCSALLKK from the exons AACCCTAACATCCGTACAATCGTCTCCACACCGGAGCTCAACAACGCCGACGCCGCCACCGCCACCGCCACCGTACAACCAGATCTTCCAAAACGTGACCCAGTTGGTGGTGCCCGAGTTCATTTCCCTAACCCGGATGATGCTATTGAAGTCTTCGTTGATGGTTACCCGGTCAAAATCCCTAAAGGGATGACTGTGTTACAAGCTTGTGAAGTTGCCGGTGTTGATATACCCAGGTTTTGTTATCATAATAGGCTTTCTATTGCGGGGAATTGTAGAATTTGTCTTGTTGAGGTTGAGAAATCACCTAAACCTGTTGCTTCTTGTGCCATGCCTGCACTTCCAG GAATGAAGATCAAGACTGATACGCCTATTGCCAAAAAGGCTCGTGAAGGAGTCATGGAGTTCTTGCTTATGAATCATCCACTAGATTGCCCAATTTGTGATCAGGGAGGAGAATGTGATCTCCAGGATCAATCTATGGCCTTCGGGTCCGACCGCGGGCGTTTCACTGAAATGAAGAGATCTGTGGTTGACAAGAATTTGGGCCCATTGGTGAAGACTGTGATGACCCGGTGCATCCAGTGTACAAG GTGCGTCAGATTCGCATCAGAAGTAGCTGGAGTGGAGGACCTTGGAATGTTGGGTCGTGGTAGTGGAGAAGAAATTGGAACTTATGTTGAAAAGCTTATGACAAGTGAGCTTTCAGGGAATGTGATTGATATTTGTCCTGTAGGAGCCCTTACATCAAAACCTTTTGCCTTTAAAGCCAGAAATTGGGAGCTAAAGGGCACAGAAAGCATTGATGTGACTGATGCTGTTGGTTCTAACATCCGAATTGATAGTAGAGGTCCAGAGGTCATGCGTGTTGTACCACGATTAAATGAG GACATCAATGAAGAATGGATATCAGACAAAACACGATTCTTTTATGATGGTCTGAAGAGGCAAAGGCTGAATGACCCCATGATCCGTGGTGCTGATGGACGATTTAAGGCAGTGAGCTGGCGGGATGCCCTAGCTATTGTTGCTGAAGTCATGCATCAAATTAAGCCAGAGGAAATTGTCGGTGTTGCAGGAAAGCTGTCTGATGCAGAATCCATGATGGCACTGAAAGATCTTTTGAACAAAATGGGGTCAAACAACATCTTTTGTGAAGGAAATGGCATGCATCCAAATGCTGACTTGCGTTCTGGATATATCATGAATACCAGCATTAGTGGCTTGGAGAAAGGAGATGCTTTCCTCTTGGTTGGAACCCAG CCAAGGGTGGAAGCTGCTATGGTGAATGCCAGAATTCACAAAACAGTTAAAGCAACAAATGCTAAGGTAGGGTATGTTGGGCCTGCTGCTGATTTCAACTATGATCATCAACACCTTGGAACAGACCCACAAACACTAGTTGAAATTGCTGAGGGCCGCCATCCCTTTTCTTCAGCTCTCAAAAATGCCAAGAACCCAGTGATCATCGTCGGTGCTGGTGTGTTTGACCGAGAGGATAAGGATGCTGTTTTTGCTGCTGTTGACACTATTGCAAAGAACAACAATGTTGTGAGACCTGATTGGAATGGACTAAATGTTTTGCTTCTTAATGCTGCCCAAGCTGCCGCTCTTGATCTTGGACTTGTGCCTGAATCTGATAAATGCATTGATTCTGCaaagtttgtatatttgatGGGTGCTGATGATGTGAGCTTGGACAAGCTTCCAGATGATGCCTTTGTGGTTTACCAAGGTCACCATGGTGATCGCGGTGTGTATCGTGCCAATGTCATTTTGCCGGCATCTGCTTTCACAGAAAAAGAAGGAATATATGAAAACACCGAAGGGTGTGCTCAGATCACACTACCAGCAGTTCCTACTGTTGGTGATGCCAGGGATGATTGGAAGATAATAAGAGCGTTGTCTGAGGTGGCAGGTGTCGGATTACCCTATGATAGTCTAGGGGCAATCCGATCTCGAATTAGGACGGTGGCACCAAATCTCCTAGAAGTGGAGGAGAGACAACCAGCCACATTCTCAACTTCTTTGAGACCTGAGGTCAGCCAAAAAGTAAGTGCAACACCATTCACATCTGCTGTGGAGAATTTCTACATGACTGATGCAATTACTAGGGCCTCAAAGATTATGGCTCAGTGTAGTGCATTGCTAAAGAAATGA
- the LOC132058873 gene encoding DExH-box ATP-dependent RNA helicase DExH18, mitochondrial yields the protein MAIGPARNLFYLYLSKNNLTKFRFFSVSSRFLHTHFTEPKKIQDFHIYRHPLLTPPQFSPLCVAQWKRLNLFHFYGHPFSTVVENEDNESEICDLDVEENECENDALGFEKRLNFVQIASRDPVEIYRELREASKCEKQTRADWDTLIEIFRCFAKSGWASNQALAVYIGASFFPTAAHKFRNFFFKKCKVDIVKYLVSLGPCIEAEKFLFPIFVEFCLEEFPDEIKNFRKMVESADLTKPHTWFPFARAMKRKIIYHCGPTNSGKTYNALQRYMEAKKGIYCSPLRLLAMEVFDKVNGLGVYCSLLTGQEKKHVPFSNHVACTVEMVSTDDMYDVAVIDEIQMMADTHRGYAWTRALLGLKADEIHVCGDPSVLDIVRKICSETGDELVEQHYERFKPLVVEAKTLLGDLKNVRSGDCVVAFSRREIFEVKLAIEKHTNHRCCVIYGALPPETRRQQATLFNDPNNEYDVLVASDAVGMGLNLNIRRIIFYTLSKYNGDRIVPVPASQVKQIAGRAGRRGSRYPEGLTTTLQLEDLDYLIECLKKPFDEVNKVGLFPFYEQVELFAGQIPNSTFSELLDRFGENCRLDGSYFLCQYNHIKKIANMLEKVQGLSLEDRFNFCFAPVNIRDPKAMYHLLKFASSYAQALPVNIAMGMPKCSARNDSELLDLETKHQVLSMYMWLSNHFEGEKFPYFKKAEAMATGIAELLGESLANARWKPESRNPGKQQKVLPKSQGELKEQLSINTSSSRRRLQHDAASLAVHVP from the exons ATGGCAATAGGACCAGCAAGAAATCTTTTTTATCTGTATTTATCTAAGAATAATCTTACCAAGTTTAGATTTTTCTCAGTTTCCAGTAGATTCCTACATACCCATTTTacagaaccaaaaaaaattcaagattttcACATTTATAGACACCCTTTACTAACCCCACCTCAATTTTCACCTTTATGTGTTGCACAATGGAAAAGATTgaatctttttcatttttatggaCACCCTTTTTCCACAGTTGTGGAAAATGAGGATAATGAATCAGAAATTTGTGATTTAGATGTGGAAGAGAATGAGTGTGAAAATGATGCATTAGGGTTTGagaaaagattgaattttgttCAAATAGCTAGTCGTGATCCGGTCGAAATATATAGGGAGCTTAGGGAGGCTAGCAAGTGTGAAAAACAAACGCGAGCTGATTGGGATACTTTGATTGAGATTTTTAGATGTTTTGCTAAGTCCGGATGGGCTTCGAATCAGGCTTTAGCTGTGTATATTGGGGCTTCATTTTTTCCTACAGCAGCGCATAAATTTCGTAACTTTTTCTTTAAGAAGTGTAAGGTTGATATTGTGAAGTACTTAGTGTCGCTTGGTCCGTGTATTGAAGCTGAGAAGTTTCTGTTTCCGATATTCGTTGAGTTTTGCTTAGAGGAGTTTCCTGATGAGATAAAGAACTTCAGGAAAATGGTTGAGTCGGCGGATTTGACAAAGCCGCATACTTGGTTTCCGTTTGCTAGGGCAATGAAACGCAAGATCATATATCATTGTGGTCCCACAAATAGTGGTAAAACATATAATGCATTGCAACGGTACATGGAAGCAAAAAAGGGCATTTATTGTAGTCCTCTAAGGTTGTTGGCTATGGAGGTTTTCGATAAGGTGAATGGATTAGGGGTGTACTGTAGTCTTCTTACCGGGCAGGAGAAAAAACACGTCCCTTTTTCTAATCATGTCGCTTGCACGGTTGAGATGGTTTCAACCgatgatatgtatgatgtggCAGTTATTGATGAAATCCAAATGATGGCGGACACACATAGAGGTTATGCATGGACGAGGGCGTTACTGGGGTTAAAGGCTGACGAAATACATGTTTGTGGAGACCCAAGTGTTTTGGATATTGTTCGAAAAATCTGTAGTGAAACTGGGGATGAGTTGGTAGAACAGCATTACGAGCGGTTTAAGCCGTTGGTGGTTGAAGCAAAGACACTTTTAGGTGATTTAAAAAACGTGCGATCAGGGGACTGTGTTGTTGCCTTTTCAAGAAGAGAGATATTTGAAGTCAAATTGGCTATCGAGAAGCATACTAATCACCGCTGTTGTGTAATATACGGTGCCTTACCGCCTGAAACACGAAGACAGCAAGCTACTTTGTTTAACGATCCGAACAATGAGTACGATGTTTTGGTTGCCAGTGACGCAGTCGGAATGGGTTTAAACCTAAATATTCGAAGAATCATCTTCTACACCTTGTCGAAGTACAATGGTGACCGCATTGTTCCCGTTCCTGCTTCACAGGTAAAGCAGATTGCTGGAAGAGCAGGTCGAAGAGGAAGTCGATATCCGGAAGGACTAACAACAACTTTACAGTTGGAGGATTTAGACTACTTAATCGAGTGTCTGAAGAAGCCGTTTGATGAAGTTAACAAAGTTGGGCTCTTTCCTTTCTATGAGCAAGTTGAATTATTCGCGGGGCAAATTCCAAATTCTACATTCTCCGAGCTGCTTGATAGGTTTGGTGAAAATTGCCGTTTGGACGGTTCGTACTTCTTGTGCCAGTATAACCATATAAAAAAGATAGCTAATATGCTTGAGAAAGTTCAAGGACTATCTCTTGAAGATCGCTTCAATTTTTGCTTCGCCCCTGTTAACATTAGAGACCCGAAAGCTATGTACCATCTTCTGAAGTTTGCTTCATCGTATGCACAAGCGCTGCCTGTTAATATAGCAATGGGCATGCCGAAGTGTTCAGCTCGTAATGATTCGGAGCTCTTGGATCTTGAGACTAAGCACCAAGTGTTGTCAATGTACATGTGGTTATCTAATCACTTTGAAGGTGAAAAGTTTCCTTATTTCAAAAAGGCTGAGGCAATGGCAACAGGGATTGCTGAGTTACTAGGTGAATCACTAGCAAATGCTCGTTGGAAACCAGAGTCGAGGAATCCCGGGAAACAACAAAAAGTGTTACCGAAATCCCAAG GAGAACTCAAGGAACAGCTTTCTATCAACACCAGCAGTAGCCGCAGAAGGTTGCAGCATGATGCTGCTAGTTTAGCAGTTCATGTACCATAG